The nucleotide sequence GGTCGCCTCCGCCACCGCCGTCCTGGTGGCCGCCGCGGCGCTGGCCGTGGTCCTCACCAACCGCCCCGACGACGGAGGCGGCTCGACGGGATCCGGCGGCGGCGAGGTCTTCCTCCAGAACGCGGCGGCGTCGGGACCGGACCCGTTCACCCCGTCGACGGCCCGCGCCGACACCGCCTCCGCCTCGCCGGCCTCGCTGCCGCCCCGTACCGCCTCCGCCACGCCCGAGGTGTCGGGCTCGACGCCCGGCCTCTACGGCGGGACACAGTCGGTGGCCAGCTGCGACGTGGAGCAGCAGGTGCGGTTCCTCTCCGCCGAGCCCGCGAAGAACAACGCCTTCGCCGCCGTCCTCGGCATCTCGGGGAACGAGGTGCCGGGCTACCTCCGCTCCCTGACCCCGCTCCAGCTCCGGGCCGACACCCGGGTGACGAACCACGGCTTCCGGGACGGCGCGGCGACCACCTTCCAGTCGGTGCTCCAGTCCGGTACGGCCGTCCTCGTCGACGACCGCGGGGTGCCCAAGGTGCGCTGCGCCTGCGGCAATCCGCTCACGGGTCCGGTGGCGCAGAAGGCGCCGCGTACGACCGGAACGGCGTGGCAGGGCTACAGCTCGAACCAGGTCGTCGTGGTGGCGCCCTCGGTGACCGTCGTGAACGTCTTCGTGGTGTACGACCCCAAGGACGACAGCTGGTTCGCGCGGCAGCACGGCGACCACGGCCGGCACGACAGGCCGACCCCACCGCCTCCGCCGCCCACCAAGACCCCGTCGAAGTCGCCTTCGACCTCGGCCTCGACGTCCGTCTCCCCCTCCTCGCCGGTGCCGTGCGTGACGGTGACGGGCACCGAGACGCCGACGCCGAGCGGTGGGGTCACCCCGTCGCCGTGCCCCGTGACGCTCTCGCCCTCGGCGTCGACGACCTCGCCGCCGACGTCCTCGCCGCCCCCGTCCTCACCGTCGACGGAGACGTCCCCGTCCGACACGCCACCGTCGACGGACACCTCGCCTTCGACCGAGTCGTCGGGCCCCGAGTCGGCGCCGGTCACGGAGAGTTCGTCGGTTCTGTCCCCCGGCGGGTCGACCACGGCCAGCTCCCCGGCGAACCTCGCGCCGCTGACGCCCTCGGGCTCCGGCACGACCTCGCCGTCGGTCCCGGCCCCGGGTCCGGGCGCGGCTCTCGGGTCCGCTCCGGCCCTCCCCGGCCTGGAGCCGGTGGCCTGACACCGCCCAGCCCGCGGCTTCTCCCTGGCGACCAGGCCAGGTGACGGGAGTCTGTACTCTCATTGGACCTGACAGCAGAGCCAATGGGGTGTGATTGGCATGGCAGTGGCACGCGTCGTCGCCACAGCGGACCGGACCCTGACGGGCCGGCAGCTCGCGTCACTGCTCACCCCGCCGCCCGAGGGCCGGTTCGGCTACCGGGAGCTGGCGCGGGCCGTGCGGGAGGCGCTGCTCGACGGGCGGGTGGCACTGCGGTTGCGGCTGCCGGCCGAGCGGGAGCTGGCCACGGTGTTCGCGGTGAGCCGGACGACGGTGACCGGGGCGTACGACCTGCTGCGGGAGAGCGGATACGCGCACAGCCGACGCGGCGCGGGCACCTGGACGGCGCTGCCGGAGAACCAGGCTCCGACCGCCCTCGGGGCCTTCCACGGCGATGCAGGGGCGGCCGTCGACCTCGCCCTGGCCACCCCGGAGGCCCCGGCGGACGAGCTCGCCGCCGCGCTCACGAGCGCCGCCGCCGAGCTGCCGCGCTACGCCGGATCGCAGGGCTACCACCCGTACGGGCTGCCCGTGCTGCGGGCCGCCGTCGCCGCGCGCTACACGGCCCGGGGGCTGCCGACCCTCCCGGAGCAGATCCTCGTCACCACGGGGGCCCAGCAGGCGCTGTCGCTCGTGCTGACGCTCCTGGGACGGCCCGGTGACCGGGTCCTCGCCGAGAACCCCTCGTACCCCAACGCCCTCGACGCGATGCGCGGCCGGATGCTCCGCGTCACGCCGGTGCCGGTCACCGAGGCCGGCTGGGACACCGGTCTCGTGGACGCGGCGCTCCGGCAGACCGCGCCCCGCATGGCCTATCTGATCCCGGACTTCCACAACCCGACCGGCCGGCTGATGCCGCAGGAGCAGCGCCGGGAGCTGGCCAGGGCCGCGCGGGCCACCGGGACCTGGCTGATCGTGGACGAGACGCTGACGGACATCGCCCTGGACGTGCCCGCGCCGCTGCCCTTCGCGGCGACGGCCGCCGGGGGTGACGGCGAGCAGATCGTCTCCGTCGGCTCGCTGAGCAAGAGCTGCTGGGGCGGGCTGCGGGTCGGCTGGGTGCGGGCCGCGTCCCCGGTCGTGACCGAGCTGGCCCGGGTCCGGATCACCGCCGACCTGGCGGGTTCGGTCCTCGACCAGCTGGTGGCCGTCGCGCTGATGGACCGCCTCGACGTGATCCTGCCGCGGCGGATCGCGCAGCTGCGCCGGCGCCGGGACGCGCTGGCCGCGGCCCTGGCCCGCCATCTGCCGCAGTGGCGCTGGGAGACGCCGCCCGGCGGGCTGTGCCTGTGGATCGACCTGGGACGGCCGGCCGCCTCCGTCCTCGCCGCCCGCGGCACGCGGCACGGGGTGCGGGTGGAGGGCGGTGCGCGGTTCGGTGTGGACCCGGGCACGCACGAGCACCGCCTGCGCATCCCGTACACGCTGCCTGAGGACGCGTACGAAACGGCGGCGGAGCGGCTGGCGGCGGCGCTCGACGGGGCGCCGGGGAGGTTCACCGACCCGGCGCTGCCGGACTGGGTGGCCTGAGCGCCCCGCGCCGGGGGGGCGGGCCTTATTCGGGTGCCCGTCGGCCGGGGTCCGTGTACGGTCCATCGAGTGGAACCTTTGACCGACAAACAGATCCGCTCGTCCTTCGTGAACTCCACCAAGGGCGAGGCGGCACGACTGAAGCTGCCGCTCGACTTCGCCGAACTCCCCTGGGAGGACCTGGACTTCCTCGGCTGGGTCGATCCGGGCGCGCCGCTGCGCGCGCATCTGGTCGTGCCCCGCGCGGACGGCCCGGTCGGGGTGAGCCTGCGCGTGCCGGCCGCCGGCCGGACGAGCGCCATGAAGTCGAGCATGTGCCAGGTCTGCCTGACCGGGCACGCCTCCTCGGGCGTCACGCTCCTGGTGGCACCGCTCGCCGGAGCCCGTGGCCGCGAGGGGAACACCGTCGGGATCTACCTCTGCGCCGACCTCGCCTGCTCCCTGTACGTGCGGGGCAAGCGGCAGCCGAAGCTGCGCGGCCGGCGCCACGAGGAGTCCCTGACGCTCGACGAGCAGGTCGCCCGGCTGACGGGCAACCTGGACGCGTTCGTCGACCGGGTGACCTCGGGCTGAGCCCGCGTCAGGACGGCCTTCCGGTGCGGCTCAGCGGAAGGCCTGTTCGCCGGTGAGCGCCTTGCCGATGACCAGGGAGTGGACTTCGCTCGTGCCCTCGTAGGTGAGGACCGACTCCAGGTTGTTGGCGTGGCGCAGCACCGGGTACTCCAGGGTGATGCCGTTGGCGCCGAGGATCGTGCGGCACTCGCGGGCGATCGCGATGGCCTCGCGGACGTTGTTGAGCTTGCCCACGCTGATCTGCTCCGCGGTGAGCGCGCCGGCGTCCTTGAGCCGGCCCAGGTGGAGGGCGAGCAGCATGCCCTTGCCGAGTTCGACGGCCATGTCCGCGAGCTTCTGCTGCGTCAGCTGGTACGAGGCGAGGGAGCGGGCGAAGACGGTGCGGTCGCGGGCGTAGGAGACGGCCGTCTCCAGGCAGTCGCGGGCGGCGCCGAGCGCGCCGAAGACGATGCCGAACCGGGCTTCGTTGAGGCAGCCGAGGGGGCCGGAGAGGCCCCGGGCCTCCGGCAGCATCGCGTCGGCCGGGAGGCGCACGTCCT is from Streptomyces venezuelae ATCC 10712 and encodes:
- a CDS encoding FBP domain-containing protein, giving the protein MEPLTDKQIRSSFVNSTKGEAARLKLPLDFAELPWEDLDFLGWVDPGAPLRAHLVVPRADGPVGVSLRVPAAGRTSAMKSSMCQVCLTGHASSGVTLLVAPLAGARGREGNTVGIYLCADLACSLYVRGKRQPKLRGRRHEESLTLDEQVARLTGNLDAFVDRVTSG
- a CDS encoding DUF6777 domain-containing protein — translated: MTSHPPSGPPSVPPAGPPSGPLSGPSTRPGTAGPPPPPGPPHGGSGGGGGGGGGGSGGGPAAPGNGGRGKGPWWRSVPKVASATAVLVAAAALAVVLTNRPDDGGGSTGSGGGEVFLQNAAASGPDPFTPSTARADTASASPASLPPRTASATPEVSGSTPGLYGGTQSVASCDVEQQVRFLSAEPAKNNAFAAVLGISGNEVPGYLRSLTPLQLRADTRVTNHGFRDGAATTFQSVLQSGTAVLVDDRGVPKVRCACGNPLTGPVAQKAPRTTGTAWQGYSSNQVVVVAPSVTVVNVFVVYDPKDDSWFARQHGDHGRHDRPTPPPPPPTKTPSKSPSTSASTSVSPSSPVPCVTVTGTETPTPSGGVTPSPCPVTLSPSASTTSPPTSSPPPSSPSTETSPSDTPPSTDTSPSTESSGPESAPVTESSSVLSPGGSTTASSPANLAPLTPSGSGTTSPSVPAPGPGAALGSAPALPGLEPVA
- a CDS encoding PLP-dependent aminotransferase family protein; the protein is MAVARVVATADRTLTGRQLASLLTPPPEGRFGYRELARAVREALLDGRVALRLRLPAERELATVFAVSRTTVTGAYDLLRESGYAHSRRGAGTWTALPENQAPTALGAFHGDAGAAVDLALATPEAPADELAAALTSAAAELPRYAGSQGYHPYGLPVLRAAVAARYTARGLPTLPEQILVTTGAQQALSLVLTLLGRPGDRVLAENPSYPNALDAMRGRMLRVTPVPVTEAGWDTGLVDAALRQTAPRMAYLIPDFHNPTGRLMPQEQRRELARAARATGTWLIVDETLTDIALDVPAPLPFAATAAGGDGEQIVSVGSLSKSCWGGLRVGWVRAASPVVTELARVRITADLAGSVLDQLVAVALMDRLDVILPRRIAQLRRRRDALAAALARHLPQWRWETPPGGLCLWIDLGRPAASVLAARGTRHGVRVEGGARFGVDPGTHEHRLRIPYTLPEDAYETAAERLAAALDGAPGRFTDPALPDWVA